The Anabaena sp. WA102 genome contains a region encoding:
- a CDS encoding aminotransferase class I/II-fold pyridoxal phosphate-dependent enzyme has product MNKIPFNKPYMTGKELWYISQAHHAGQLAGDGNYTKKCHQWLEAQTNCHKALLTHSCTAALEMSAILADLEPGDEVIMPSYTFVSTANAFVLRGAVPVFVDIRPDTLNLDETLV; this is encoded by the coding sequence ATGAATAAAATCCCTTTCAATAAACCCTATATGACAGGTAAAGAGCTTTGGTATATTAGCCAAGCTCACCACGCTGGACAATTGGCTGGGGACGGGAACTATACCAAAAAATGCCATCAATGGCTAGAAGCGCAAACGAATTGCCACAAAGCCTTACTCACCCACTCTTGTACAGCAGCCCTGGAAATGTCGGCTATTTTAGCCGATTTAGAACCGGGAGACGAAGTGATTATGCCCAGTTATACTTTCGTTTCCACAGCTAACGCTTTTGTTCTCAGGGGAGCAGTTCCCGTATTTGTTGATATCCGACCCGATACCCTAAACTTAGACGAAACCCTCGTATAA
- a CDS encoding YheT family hydrolase, with the protein MYKYEYLPPYFLQNGVTMTAYTALWANRDWESKITHPEPKYHEVIFSGGQGVPIFGQVAIPPNAHSTIVGTYGITGELDQQWFLRILGRKAYAQGYAVVLFDWRAHGKTAELSPTLTSDGLYEGEDFVKIAETAAKMGCPSPFWFTGYSLGGQLALWGVKAAADLAPKDIDIAGGAVICPSLDSLRSLTYLVKHPFGKYVESRIAQELKKLAWKIHAAYPESIQPEAIARANSIWGFDEELVIARLGFATVADYYQASSGLELLPKLSQPTFILYAADDPLFDPAIIPDLEVAARKNPDIDLLLTRYGGHVGYVSSKKCQNQYQDPDQWWAWNRVLEWIEGVRS; encoded by the coding sequence ATGTATAAATACGAATATTTACCGCCCTATTTTTTGCAAAATGGCGTGACCATGACGGCTTATACGGCTTTATGGGCTAATCGGGATTGGGAGAGTAAAATTACTCATCCAGAACCAAAATATCACGAGGTTATCTTCTCTGGGGGTCAAGGTGTGCCAATTTTTGGTCAAGTTGCTATTCCCCCAAATGCCCATAGTACAATTGTTGGCACCTATGGTATTACTGGAGAGCTAGACCAGCAATGGTTTTTACGAATTTTGGGACGCAAGGCTTACGCCCAAGGCTATGCTGTGGTGTTATTTGATTGGCGGGCGCATGGTAAAACCGCAGAATTATCGCCAACATTGACTTCGGATGGTTTGTATGAGGGGGAAGATTTTGTTAAAATAGCCGAAACTGCGGCAAAAATGGGTTGTCCTTCACCATTTTGGTTTACGGGCTATTCTTTGGGGGGACAGTTGGCTTTGTGGGGAGTGAAAGCTGCTGCGGATTTAGCACCTAAAGACATTGACATTGCCGGTGGGGCGGTGATTTGTCCAAGTTTGGATTCGTTGCGATCGCTCACCTATTTAGTTAAACACCCTTTTGGTAAATATGTCGAGTCTCGCATTGCTCAGGAATTGAAAAAACTAGCCTGGAAAATTCATGCTGCTTATCCTGAGTCTATTCAACCAGAAGCTATTGCCAGGGCTAATAGTATTTGGGGATTTGATGAAGAATTGGTGATTGCCCGTTTGGGTTTTGCGACGGTTGCTGATTATTATCAAGCCAGCAGTGGTTTAGAATTATTACCAAAATTATCTCAACCAACTTTCATTTTATATGCTGCTGATGACCCTTTATTTGATCCGGCTATCATTCCTGATTTAGAAGTTGCTGCTAGAAAAAATCCTGATATAGATTTATTACTGACTCGCTACGGTGGTCATGTTGGTTATGTGAGTAGCAAAAAATGTCAAAATCAATACCAAGATCCTGATCAATGGTGGGCGTGGAATCGTGTTTTAGAGTGGATAGAAGGAGTTAGGAGTTAG
- the der gene encoding ribosome biogenesis GTPase Der, translated as MALPIVAIIGRPNVGKSTFVNRLAGDQTAIVHDEPGVTRDRTYRPAFWNDREFVVVDTGGLVFNDDTEFLPMIRQQALTALAEACAAIFVVDGQAGLMPADEEISEWLRQQPVPVLLAVNKCESPDQGVIQAAEFWELGLGEPFPISAIHGSGTGEILDELMNHIPHTVEVEENTEIKVAIIGRPNVGKSSLLNAFVGENRAIVSPISGTTRDTIDTIVERGGQTYRLIDTAGIRKKKHIEYGTEFFSINRAFKAIRRSDVVLLVIDALDGVTEQDQKLAGRVLEEGRACVVVVNKWDAVEKDSYTIYDHEKELESRLHFTEWADTIFVSANTGLRVEKILELVNQAAEAHKRRVSTSVINEVLEDAISWHSPPTSRGGRQGKIYYGTQVSSQPPSIALFVNDNTRFNDNYRRYIERQFRKQLGFQGTPIRLFWRSKKVREMEIGGPNRATRVK; from the coding sequence ATGGCATTGCCAATTGTTGCAATTATCGGTCGCCCCAATGTGGGCAAATCTACCTTTGTAAATCGTCTTGCCGGAGATCAAACGGCGATAGTCCACGATGAACCAGGGGTAACACGCGATCGCACTTACCGTCCAGCTTTTTGGAATGATCGGGAATTTGTCGTAGTAGACACAGGTGGCTTGGTTTTTAACGATGATACCGAATTTCTCCCCATGATTCGCCAACAGGCTTTAACGGCGCTTGCAGAAGCCTGTGCTGCTATTTTCGTAGTGGATGGGCAAGCTGGTTTGATGCCCGCAGATGAAGAAATTTCCGAATGGTTACGTCAACAACCAGTTCCCGTATTACTGGCTGTGAATAAATGTGAATCTCCAGACCAAGGGGTGATTCAAGCCGCTGAATTTTGGGAATTAGGACTAGGTGAACCTTTCCCCATTTCCGCTATTCATGGTAGTGGGACAGGGGAAATCCTAGATGAGTTAATGAATCACATTCCTCATACAGTAGAAGTAGAGGAAAATACAGAAATTAAAGTTGCCATTATTGGTAGACCAAATGTAGGCAAATCGAGCTTACTCAATGCTTTTGTCGGTGAAAATAGAGCTATTGTCAGTCCTATTTCTGGAACAACTAGAGATACAATTGATACAATAGTTGAACGAGGTGGGCAAACTTACAGGTTAATTGATACTGCTGGTATTCGCAAAAAGAAACATATAGAATACGGGACGGAATTTTTCAGTATTAACCGTGCGTTTAAAGCTATTCGTCGTTCCGATGTGGTTTTATTAGTGATTGATGCTTTAGATGGTGTCACTGAACAAGATCAAAAATTAGCAGGGCGCGTCTTAGAAGAAGGTCGCGCTTGTGTTGTGGTTGTAAATAAGTGGGATGCTGTTGAGAAAGATTCTTACACCATCTATGACCATGAAAAAGAACTAGAATCACGCTTACATTTTACGGAATGGGCAGATACTATTTTTGTGAGCGCAAATACGGGACTACGGGTAGAAAAGATTTTAGAATTGGTCAATCAAGCGGCTGAGGCACACAAACGCCGTGTGAGTACATCAGTCATTAATGAAGTTCTGGAAGATGCTATCAGTTGGCATTCACCACCGACTTCACGGGGCGGTCGTCAGGGTAAGATATACTACGGTACTCAAGTTAGCAGTCAGCCTCCTTCTATCGCGCTGTTTGTTAATGATAATACCCGCTTTAATGACAATTATCGCCGTTACATTGAACGCCAATTCCGTAAACAGCTTGGCTTTCAAGGTACACCGATTCGGTTATTTTGGCGCAGTAAGAAAGTTCGAGAAATGGAAATTGGCGGACCAAATCGTGCTACTCGTGTAAAATAG
- a CDS encoding ferredoxin-thioredoxin reductase variable chain has translation MKIGDRVRVKESVVVYHHPEHRGDAFDIKDAEGELVAIVTQWQNRPVSANFPFLVQFSKKFKAHLRDFEIENI, from the coding sequence ATGAAAATAGGCGATCGCGTGCGTGTTAAAGAATCAGTAGTAGTTTATCATCATCCCGAACATCGCGGTGATGCTTTTGACATCAAGGATGCAGAAGGGGAATTAGTGGCTATTGTCACCCAATGGCAGAATAGACCTGTAAGTGCCAACTTTCCTTTTTTAGTCCAGTTCAGCAAAAAGTTTAAAGCCCATTTACGCGATTTTGAAATAGAAAATATCTAG
- a CDS encoding NfeD family protein: MPSSSLIWLLAGSVLCLTELFLPSAFVAFMMGISALIVGLLSYSGIGNLWIQVAVWLFLSTTLIILSRRFLQPRRRKSPIQDAVIGETLTEILPGQVGRVLYEGNSWRAKCDDHKISLPPQQTVYVVRREGTTLIVMPDYFLS, translated from the coding sequence ATGCCAAGTTCTAGCTTAATTTGGCTGTTGGCGGGTTCGGTTCTGTGTTTGACAGAACTGTTTTTACCATCGGCTTTTGTTGCTTTTATGATGGGCATTAGTGCTTTAATTGTAGGATTATTGTCTTACTCTGGTATAGGAAACTTGTGGATACAAGTTGCAGTTTGGTTGTTTTTGTCTACTACTCTGATTATCCTTTCCCGGCGGTTTTTGCAACCACGACGACGAAAATCGCCCATTCAAGATGCAGTCATTGGGGAAACTTTAACGGAAATTTTACCAGGGCAGGTGGGTAGGGTATTATACGAGGGTAATTCTTGGCGAGCCAAATGTGATGATCACAAAATTAGCTTACCACCTCAACAAACTGTTTATGTGGTGAGAAGGGAAGGGACGACTTTAATTGTCATGCCAGATTATTTTTTGAGTTAG
- a CDS encoding SPFH domain-containing protein — MEQLFLLIILALGGSAVAGSVRVVNQGNEALVERLGSYNKKMQPGLNFVMPFVDKVIYEETIREKVLDIPPQKCITRDNVGIEVDAVVYWRIVDMEKARYKVEDLQSAMVNLVLTQIRSEMGQLELDQTFTARTQINELLLQDLDISTDPWGVKVTRVELRDIIPSQAVREAMELQMSAERRKRASILTSEGDRESAVNSARGKADAQILDAEARQKSVIMQAEAEQKSIILRAQAERQQQVLKAQAIAESAEIIAERIKANPDAQKALDVLLALNYLDMGTTIGKSDSSKVMFMDPRTIPATLEGIRSIVSDNAPNPKPLFPTN; from the coding sequence ATGGAACAGCTTTTTTTACTGATCATTTTGGCACTTGGTGGTTCTGCTGTTGCTGGATCTGTGCGTGTTGTCAATCAGGGAAATGAGGCTTTGGTGGAAAGATTGGGTAGTTATAACAAGAAAATGCAGCCCGGACTAAATTTTGTGATGCCGTTTGTTGATAAAGTTATCTACGAAGAAACTATTCGAGAAAAGGTTTTGGATATTCCCCCTCAAAAGTGTATCACCCGCGATAATGTGGGGATTGAGGTGGATGCTGTGGTCTACTGGCGAATTGTGGATATGGAAAAAGCCCGCTATAAGGTGGAGGATCTGCAATCGGCTATGGTAAATTTGGTGTTGACTCAAATTCGTTCGGAAATGGGACAATTGGAGTTAGATCAAACTTTTACCGCTCGGACTCAAATTAATGAATTGTTATTACAGGATTTAGATATTTCTACTGATCCTTGGGGTGTAAAGGTGACGCGGGTGGAGTTGAGGGATATTATTCCTTCTCAAGCGGTACGGGAAGCAATGGAATTGCAAATGTCAGCGGAACGACGCAAACGCGCATCTATTTTAACTTCGGAAGGTGATAGGGAATCGGCTGTGAATAGCGCTAGAGGTAAGGCAGATGCCCAAATTTTGGACGCGGAAGCTAGGCAAAAATCCGTAATTATGCAAGCAGAAGCTGAACAGAAATCAATCATTCTCAGGGCGCAAGCAGAACGCCAACAACAGGTTTTAAAGGCGCAAGCGATCGCTGAATCGGCAGAAATTATCGCTGAGAGGATTAAGGCTAACCCTGATGCTCAAAAAGCACTAGATGTGCTGTTAGCCTTAAATTATTTGGATATGGGGACTACTATTGGTAAAAGCGATAGCAGCAAGGTGATGTTTATGGACCCTCGCACTATTCCAGCTACTTTGGAAGGTATTCGTTCTATTGTTTCAGATAATGCTCCTAATCCCAAACCTCTCTTTCCCACTAATTAA
- a CDS encoding response regulator transcription factor, which produces MPRILVIDDDPAISELVAVNLEMAGYDVSQAEDGIKGQALALQLQPDLIMLDLMLPRVDGFTVCQRLRRDERTAEIPVLMLTALSQTHDKVEGFNAGADDYLTKPFELEELLARVRALLRRTDRIPQAAKHSEILNYGPITLVPERFEAIWFKATVKLTHLEFELLHCLLQRHGQTVSPSEILREVWGYDPDDDIETIRVHIRHLRTKLEPDPRHPRYIKTVYGAGYCLELPSVPPGMEETMATVVE; this is translated from the coding sequence ATGCCGAGGATTCTTGTCATAGACGATGACCCAGCGATTTCAGAACTTGTTGCCGTCAACTTGGAAATGGCGGGCTACGATGTTAGTCAAGCTGAAGATGGCATTAAAGGTCAGGCTCTGGCTCTCCAGCTACAACCTGACTTAATTATGCTTGATCTGATGTTACCTAGAGTAGATGGATTTACAGTTTGTCAACGCTTACGTCGGGATGAACGGACTGCCGAAATTCCTGTCTTGATGTTAACTGCTTTAAGCCAAACCCATGACAAAGTGGAAGGGTTTAATGCTGGTGCAGACGACTATCTGACCAAACCCTTTGAGCTAGAAGAATTGTTAGCGCGAGTACGGGCTTTATTACGACGCACTGACCGGATTCCCCAAGCAGCAAAACATAGCGAAATTCTCAACTATGGACCGATTACCCTCGTTCCCGAAAGATTTGAGGCTATCTGGTTCAAAGCAACGGTGAAACTGACTCATTTAGAGTTTGAGTTACTCCATTGTTTGCTGCAACGTCATGGACAAACTGTTTCCCCTAGCGAAATCCTCAGAGAAGTCTGGGGTTATGATCCTGATGATGATATTGAAACTATTCGGGTGCATATTCGCCACTTGAGAACTAAACTCGAACCTGATCCTCGTCATCCGCGCTACATTAAAACCGTTTACGGTGCAGGATATTGTCTGGAATTACCTAGTGTACCTCCGGGAATGGAGGAAACTATGGCTACAGTAGTTGAGTAA
- the hetI gene encoding 4'-phosphopantetheinyl transferase HetI: MCNLNWLPAPKKLDLLLNDVHIWRINLNSDELQLQFFRETLSSDEIARAERFYFPEHRQRFMAGRGTLRAILGQYLDIAPKQVEFEYQPRGKPLLAAKFADKGLLFNLSHSQDLALLGISYQHQIGVDLEYIRTMSDLEGLAKRFFSAREYEYLRLLSLAQQQQIFFRYWTCKEAYLKATGDGLVQLEEIEIDLTPNQPSKLLVSGDWSLRELTPADNFAAAVVVAGSNINLHCWEYFLD, encoded by the coding sequence GTGTGTAATTTGAATTGGCTACCCGCACCTAAAAAATTAGATTTGTTATTAAATGATGTGCATATTTGGCGCATTAATTTAAATTCTGATGAATTACAATTACAATTTTTTCGGGAAACTTTATCTAGTGATGAAATTGCTCGCGCCGAAAGGTTTTATTTTCCTGAACATCGGCAAAGATTTATGGCTGGACGTGGCACTCTCCGCGCCATTTTAGGGCAATATTTAGATATTGCCCCTAAACAAGTAGAATTTGAATATCAGCCGCGTGGTAAGCCTTTATTGGCGGCTAAATTTGCTGATAAAGGATTGTTATTTAATTTATCTCATTCCCAAGATTTGGCTTTATTGGGGATAAGTTATCAACATCAAATTGGTGTGGATTTAGAATATATTCGCACTATGTCCGATTTGGAAGGTCTGGCGAAAAGATTCTTTTCTGCTAGAGAATATGAATACCTGCGACTACTTTCTCTCGCCCAACAACAACAAATATTTTTTCGTTATTGGACTTGTAAAGAAGCTTATTTAAAAGCTACAGGAGATGGTTTAGTACAGTTAGAAGAAATTGAAATAGATTTAACACCAAATCAACCTAGTAAATTACTTGTCTCAGGAGATTGGAGTTTAAGGGAATTAACACCGGCAGATAATTTTGCGGCTGCGGTTGTGGTTGCAGGTAGTAATATTAATTTGCATTGTTGGGAATATTTTCTTGATTAA
- a CDS encoding energy-coupling factor transporter transmembrane component T family protein gives MDLLRSLPLGLYLEEPQTWLHKLDPRVKLIWLLSFLSSYIIANNYWRVLLVLLLITFTVFAKIPLRVWRQQMGWLLVLSFMVLVIGAISPDGLGVSYQSRLPANEQILTQPITDKKTQVTPIIADSNKKYSYVLFQKGFVKINRRSLDLAISLSTIVFTLIYSTNLYLLTTAPEEITSGMESLMQPLRRFNIPVTEITLTLTLSLRFIPLVLEEIQNLVRSVMTRAINWKKLGLKGGAKVWLIVTERLLENLLLRAEQMANAMMVRGFTSPNEHRVRWQELKLKMGDWLAIATLMVFWGIRIAFGADNAA, from the coding sequence ATGGATTTATTGCGATCGCTCCCCCTCGGACTTTACTTAGAAGAACCGCAAACTTGGTTACATAAACTCGATCCGCGAGTGAAGTTAATTTGGTTATTGAGCTTTCTCAGTAGCTATATTATCGCTAACAACTATTGGCGGGTATTACTGGTATTACTGCTAATTACTTTTACTGTATTTGCCAAAATTCCTCTGCGAGTATGGCGACAACAAATGGGCTGGTTATTGGTACTATCATTTATGGTATTGGTTATTGGCGCGATTAGTCCTGATGGATTAGGTGTGAGTTATCAATCCCGTTTACCCGCAAATGAACAAATTCTCACTCAACCAATAACTGATAAAAAGACCCAAGTTACCCCAATAATAGCAGATAGCAATAAAAAATATAGCTATGTGTTATTTCAGAAAGGATTTGTGAAAATAAATCGCCGTTCTTTGGATTTAGCAATTAGCTTGAGTACAATAGTTTTTACATTAATCTACAGCACTAATTTATATTTACTCACAACTGCACCAGAAGAAATTACTTCGGGAATGGAAAGTTTAATGCAGCCGTTGAGAAGGTTCAATATTCCCGTTACAGAAATTACCCTGACTCTAACTTTATCCTTGCGATTTATTCCCCTGGTTTTAGAAGAAATTCAAAATCTAGTTCGTTCCGTGATGACTAGGGCAATTAATTGGAAAAAGCTAGGATTAAAAGGAGGAGCAAAAGTTTGGTTAATTGTGACGGAAAGATTATTAGAAAATCTGCTTTTGCGGGCAGAACAAATGGCAAATGCGATGATGGTAAGGGGTTTTACTAGTCCTAACGAACATCGAGTGAGATGGCAAGAGTTAAAATTAAAAATGGGTGATTGGTTAGCGATCGCCACTTTAATGGTATTTTGGGGGATCAGAATAGCCTTTGGTGCTGATAACGCAGCGTGA
- a CDS encoding protein phosphatase 2C domain-containing protein: protein MFSTKRVINCPNPECDQPLNCVGDTICDRCHTPLIYRYLWATGNQAAEIPPETKVANRYEVIKPQIWLDTQPALLPDIPAELPNIVIPYLRLYSEHLHIPQAYGFSSLAEIEDDILLLENAPIDETGCIYPTITDSWEQASPVRQIYWLWQILQLWTPLSELGVAQSLLLADNLCVQGWCIRLLELHQNIEELTLQDLGNSWRNWVTVAKTTSSPKLEYIVELMCQPENDLEIINTQLNELLLTTATELPLYLTIAGGTDPGPVIKHNEDACYPSHPRDIDDQLQPRLAIICDGIGGHEGGEVASQLALQSLKLQMRALLAQIDEQTELLTPKLLCQQIESCLRVVNNVVWSRNDEQKRQGKERMATTLVMSLQIPQRREQLENSHELYLAHVGDSRAYWITQNYCQLLTVDDDMVKREVGLGKSLYRQALQIPEAKALTQALGTKEAEFLNFSVQRFIIEEDGILLLCSDGLSDRNLVEQSWQDYAIPVLTGDLDIADATQELIKLANEKNGQDNISVVLTLCRVAKPSSMAIIPAPPAEIIPPQPLAVPDAEALIISAPIETGLTASSQALLDLSLTEAPLKPSRSKGLVLLAGLLVLLLGSTTISLFAWWQLSPQSFSQVCRQLPQKVRELCPGRE from the coding sequence ATGTTTTCTACCAAACGGGTGATTAATTGCCCAAATCCAGAATGTGATCAACCTTTGAACTGCGTCGGAGATACTATTTGCGATCGCTGTCACACCCCCCTAATTTACCGCTATCTCTGGGCAACTGGCAACCAAGCCGCAGAAATTCCCCCAGAAACAAAGGTAGCAAACAGATATGAAGTCATCAAACCCCAAATTTGGTTAGATACCCAACCTGCACTATTACCAGATATCCCCGCAGAACTACCAAATATCGTTATTCCCTACCTACGCTTATACTCAGAACATTTGCATATACCCCAAGCCTATGGTTTTAGCTCCTTAGCCGAAATAGAAGATGATATTCTTTTACTAGAAAATGCCCCCATAGATGAAACAGGCTGCATTTACCCAACAATTACCGACTCCTGGGAACAAGCATCTCCCGTGAGACAGATTTATTGGTTATGGCAAATTCTTCAATTGTGGACACCTTTATCAGAATTGGGAGTTGCCCAAAGTTTATTATTAGCAGATAATTTATGTGTGCAAGGTTGGTGTATTCGCTTACTAGAACTGCATCAAAACATAGAAGAATTAACTTTACAAGATTTAGGTAATTCTTGGCGCAATTGGGTGACAGTTGCAAAAACCACCAGTTCCCCAAAATTAGAATACATAGTCGAGTTAATGTGTCAACCTGAAAATGATTTAGAAATTATTAATACTCAACTCAATGAACTATTATTAACAACAGCCACAGAATTACCTTTATATTTAACTATAGCCGGGGGGACAGATCCAGGTCCCGTCATTAAACATAATGAAGATGCTTGTTATCCTAGTCATCCAAGGGACATAGATGATCAATTACAACCAAGACTAGCAATTATTTGTGATGGTATTGGTGGTCATGAAGGTGGTGAAGTTGCGAGTCAATTAGCTTTGCAGTCTCTCAAGTTGCAAATGCGGGCTTTATTGGCACAAATAGACGAACAAACAGAATTATTAACTCCTAAGCTTTTATGTCAACAAATAGAGTCTTGTTTACGAGTCGTTAATAATGTAGTATGGTCGCGCAATGACGAGCAAAAACGTCAGGGAAAGGAACGCATGGCTACAACCTTAGTTATGTCATTGCAAATCCCTCAAAGAAGAGAACAGTTAGAAAATTCCCATGAACTTTATTTAGCCCATGTTGGTGATAGTCGTGCTTATTGGATTACTCAAAATTATTGTCAACTCCTGACTGTGGACGATGATATGGTAAAACGAGAAGTTGGTTTAGGGAAAAGTTTATATCGTCAAGCATTGCAAATCCCAGAAGCTAAAGCCCTGACCCAAGCACTAGGCACAAAAGAAGCGGAATTTCTCAACTTTTCGGTTCAAAGATTTATTATAGAAGAAGATGGGATTTTATTGCTGTGTTCCGATGGTTTAAGCGATCGCAATTTAGTCGAACAATCTTGGCAAGACTACGCAATTCCCGTACTTACAGGCGATTTAGACATAGCAGACGCTACCCAGGAATTAATTAAACTGGCTAACGAAAAGAATGGCCAAGATAATATATCTGTAGTCCTGACTCTTTGCCGTGTTGCCAAACCATCCTCAATGGCAATTATACCCGCACCACCAGCAGAAATTATTCCGCCCCAACCCTTAGCCGTCCCTGACGCAGAAGCATTAATTATATCAGCACCCATAGAAACAGGTTTAACAGCAAGTTCCCAAGCCTTGCTTGATTTAAGTTTGACAGAAGCACCGCTAAAACCATCTAGAAGTAAAGGTTTGGTACTATTAGCAGGATTATTAGTTTTATTATTGGGAAGTACCACAATCAGTTTATTTGCTTGGTGGCAATTATCACCCCAATCATTCTCACAAGTCTGTCGGCAACTTCCGCAAAAGGTACGAGAATTATGTCCGGGAAGGGAGTAG